The genomic window AGGAGCGTGCGTCGAGTGAGAGGTCTGGCCATCTCTCTCAAAGACCCCGAATGTGCGACGGAGGTTCCCCGGGCGAGAAGGAGCCGATGCGTCAGTGCCGGCCGGCCCCCGGGCCGGGAACGGGGGCCGGCCCTGGTCACGGAGGGTCAGCTGGCCGCCGGCGTCAGGCTGCTGAGGACCGCTTCGGTCTTCGACTTGACTTCCGTGGCAGCCTCGACGGCCTTGATCAGGTCGCCGCCGTCCATCGCCGCGGTGGCGTCCTTCCACTGCTCGGTCGCCGCCGCAAGATTGGTCTGGGCCGCGTCGACGGTTGCCTTGTCGAGCCCGGGCGGCAGGCGGCGCATCTTCGTGAGCTCCGTGAGGCGCGTCTGCGCCTGCTCGACCATGCCGGGCAGCGACTCCTGCATCTCGGTCCACGCCTGGCTCAGCTCCGTGCGCCTGGCCGACACGGCCGACGCCACCTCCTGGGCCTTGGCCGGCAGGCCCTGCGCCGCCTCCAGCGCGGCCTGGTAGTCGCCAGCGTCGAACTTCGTCCGGGCGTCGGCGAGATCCGCCTCGAGCGCCTTGAACTCATCGGGAACGAAGGCCTTCGCGTCGCCGCGGACGCCCGCAACGGCCTGCTCGGCAGCCTGCAGCGCGGCCTGGGCCGGCGCCTGGCTGTTGCATGCGACCACCAGACCCGCCAGCAGAACGAGCGCGACCGTGGAACCGATCCTGTGCATGATGAACCTCCGGAAAGAAGGCGGGGGCGGTGCGTGCCAACGCCCATCATCCGCCCAGGTCGCGGTCGCGTCAAGGGGCCGGATCGATTCAGACCACCGCCACTTTCACGTTGTGGATCGGCGGCAGGGCATCGAAGAGGCAGTCCCACTGCTCTCCGCCTTCGCGCCCGATCCAGAGCTGTCCCGTCGTCGTGCCGAAGTAGAGCGCAGGTGACGTGAGCGGGTCGATGTCCATCGCATCGCGCAGGACGGTGAAGTAGCTTTCCTTCTTCGGCAGCCCGCGCGCGAGTCGGCGCCACGCGTCGCCGCCGTTCTCGCTGCGCCAGACCGCCGGCGCGCCGCCGGGGCACGTGCGCGTCGCCGGCTCGAGCGGCATGACGTACACCGTGTCCGGGTCGTGCGGATGCACGACGATGGGGAAGCCGAAGTCGGAGGGCAGCCCCTTGGCGATAGAGCGCCACGTGTGACCGTGGTCGTCGCTGCGGAGGACGCCGATGTCGGGCCGTGGCCCGCCGGGGCCCGACCACTCGGCCCACCCGCCGTGGTTCTGCATGTAGAGGCGGCCCGGCGCTTCGGGGTGGCCCGCGATCTTGTGCACGCACTGGCCGAACTCGGGATACGGGTCGGGCACGAAGCCCGCGCCGACGCCCGTGTTGGCCGGCGCGAACGTCTCGCCGCCGTCCTCGCTCAGGTAGTGGCCGCCCGTCGAGATGCCGAGGTGCACGCGCCGGCCGTCGCGGATGATCGTGTGGAGGCAGAGGCCGCCGGCACCCGGCTGCCAGTGACGCGCGTGTTCGTGGTTGCTGATGCCAGGCACCATCTCCCACGAGTCGCCGCCGTCACGGCTGCGGAAGAGCGACGCCGGCTCGACGCCGCACAGCAGTTCTCGTTTGCCGCTTCCTGGTTCGATCGACCAGATGTTGGCGAGCGCGCGCCCGTCGTCGCTGGGGAAGGCCGGCGCCGCCTTCGTCTCCTTGAACGTCTTGCCGATGTCGGTCGACCGGAGCAGCTTGTTGCCGAAGAACGGGTTGCAGCTCGACGCGTAGAGCCGCGGCGTCGCGCCCCGCGTATCGATGAGCGTCGCATAGACGGGGACACCGTCGCCGAAGGGGCCGCGCAGATCGAAGCGCCGGCGCGGCTTCGCGGCCTCGGCCACGAAGACGCCTTTCCTGGTGCCGATGGTGATCAGGACTCGTTCCGCCATGCGTCAGCCTCCTGAGACGGCCGGAAGGATGGTGACCACGTCGCCGTGCCGAAGCCTCGTGTCGAGCCCGTCGAGGTCGCGTACGTGATCGGTGTTGACGAACACGTTGAGGTGCCGCCGCACCGCGCCCGTCTCGTCGCAGATGTTCCGGTAGAGTGCGGGCTGGGTGCGTCCGAGGACGTCGAGCGCCTCCCGCACGGTCGCGGCCGCCAGAGGGAGCTCCTCCGCGCCGCCGCAGTACGGGCGGAGCGGAGCCGGGACGAAGATCCTGATGGGCGGCGCGGCAGTCACGGGATGCGCCGGAGCTTAGCGCGCTCCGGCCGGTGCCTGCAACCTCGACAGGCACGATCCTGCGCGCGATCAGGGCTTCCAGCCCTTCTCCTCGGCGTGCTGCTTCATCTCCGTGAAGAGGCGGACGTGCTGAATCGTCCCCTCCGGGTAGCCCGGTACCTCTACGAGTCTGCCGCGAGGACACACGTCGTCGCACCGGCCGCAGCTGATGCACTCGAACAGGCCCTCGCGCACGGCCGTCTTCAGTCGCTGGTCGCCGAAGTCGTCGCGCGTGTCGAAGTAGCGCATCGCGATCTTCGTGAGGATGAACGGACCGGCGAAGGCCTGGAACCCGCTCGACGCGACGACGGGACAGGCGGAGTGGCAGCAGAGGCAGTCCTTGCAGAGCTGCAGGACGGCGGTGCGCACGTAGGCCGCGGGCGGCATGGCCACCGGCTCGGTCATCGGCCGGATCCTGGAGAACCACGGCATCACGCCGTGCAGCCGGTGCTCGACCTCGTCTCGATCGACGATGAGATCCCTGATGACGCGGAAGCCGGCCAGGGGCTCGATGGTGATCTCACCCGGGGGCACCGGGGTCACGCAGGCCAGCACCGGCTCGCCGTTGACCTGCATGCTGCACATGCCGCAGGTCGCGGCCCGGCACGAGTAGTCGAACGACAGCGGCTGCTGCTCCTCGTGGATGATCCTCAGGAGCTCGAGCACGGACATGTGCTCGCGCCACGGGAGCCGATGCGTCTCGAAGCGCGGCTTCGCGTCGACGCCCGGGTTGAACCTGAAGAGCCTGGCGATGACCTCGTGCGCCATGGTGTGCCCCTACTCTTCCGGCAGCGTGCCGCCGCCCTGCGGCCGCCTGCCACG from Acidobacteriota bacterium includes these protein-coding regions:
- a CDS encoding MoaD/ThiS family protein — encoded protein: MTAAPPIRIFVPAPLRPYCGGAEELPLAAATVREALDVLGRTQPALYRNICDETGAVRRHLNVFVNTDHVRDLDGLDTRLRHGDVVTILPAVSGG
- a CDS encoding glycoside hydrolase, whose product is MAERVLITIGTRKGVFVAEAAKPRRRFDLRGPFGDGVPVYATLIDTRGATPRLYASSCNPFFGNKLLRSTDIGKTFKETKAAPAFPSDDGRALANIWSIEPGSGKRELLCGVEPASLFRSRDGGDSWEMVPGISNHEHARHWQPGAGGLCLHTIIRDGRRVHLGISTGGHYLSEDGGETFAPANTGVGAGFVPDPYPEFGQCVHKIAGHPEAPGRLYMQNHGGWAEWSGPGGPRPDIGVLRSDDHGHTWRSIAKGLPSDFGFPIVVHPHDPDTVYVMPLEPATRTCPGGAPAVWRSENGGDAWRRLARGLPKKESYFTVLRDAMDIDPLTSPALYFGTTTGQLWIGREGGEQWDCLFDALPPIHNVKVAVV
- a CDS encoding 2Fe-2S iron-sulfur cluster binding domain-containing protein yields the protein MAHEVIARLFRFNPGVDAKPRFETHRLPWREHMSVLELLRIIHEEQQPLSFDYSCRAATCGMCSMQVNGEPVLACVTPVPPGEITIEPLAGFRVIRDLIVDRDEVEHRLHGVMPWFSRIRPMTEPVAMPPAAYVRTAVLQLCKDCLCCHSACPVVASSGFQAFAGPFILTKIAMRYFDTRDDFGDQRLKTAVREGLFECISCGRCDDVCPRGRLVEVPGYPEGTIQHVRLFTEMKQHAEEKGWKP